In the Corynebacterium kroppenstedtii genome, one interval contains:
- a CDS encoding tyrosine-type recombinase/integrase, whose product MAISKRTTPTGKTKWVARYRDHTGKEHAKTFPTQKQAKAHLQEQQRALRRGEWIDEKTAPTLNQLWPTWEATATTPGTLTVRQQVGRNLGDLATLQITQITPALLRAWVAHLRTGRPWITGDTGLANNTVRNYWTQLCGCLHMAVEDGLLAAAPTDRVSIGHAPKNTVEKYRIPTMEQVNNLIQVCDSTGRDTLATMVILAASTGMRSSEVAGLRWRSIDRRRHIVRVVEQAASSHTKGQPAGEARWAKLKTQSSRRDIPLPTATLQRLRQHRLKHRSSPDGPLFLTPSGKMWRSDNVSAAMAPFGFRFHDLRHLYASHLIRQGLGVKTVQELLGHASASTTLDTYTHLWMDDTERARGAADELVRTFCGLDGKNGADVGSAK is encoded by the coding sequence ATGGCCATCAGCAAACGAACCACACCCACCGGCAAAACCAAATGGGTCGCCCGCTACCGCGACCACACCGGAAAAGAACACGCCAAAACATTCCCCACACAAAAACAAGCCAAAGCCCACCTCCAAGAACAACAACGCGCACTCAGACGCGGCGAATGGATCGACGAGAAAACCGCCCCCACACTCAACCAGCTCTGGCCCACGTGGGAAGCAACCGCCACCACCCCCGGAACCCTCACCGTCCGCCAACAAGTAGGCCGAAACCTCGGCGACCTTGCCACCCTACAAATCACCCAGATCACCCCCGCGCTCCTACGAGCCTGGGTAGCTCACCTACGCACCGGACGCCCCTGGATCACCGGGGACACCGGGCTGGCCAACAACACCGTACGCAACTATTGGACGCAACTATGCGGATGCCTACACATGGCCGTCGAAGACGGGCTACTCGCCGCAGCCCCCACCGATAGGGTCAGCATAGGCCATGCCCCAAAAAATACGGTCGAAAAATACCGCATCCCCACAATGGAACAAGTCAACAACCTGATTCAGGTTTGCGACTCCACAGGACGAGACACACTAGCCACTATGGTGATTCTGGCTGCATCCACAGGCATGCGGTCCAGTGAAGTCGCGGGGCTGAGATGGAGGAGCATTGACCGCCGACGACACATTGTGCGGGTCGTTGAGCAAGCCGCCTCCTCACACACCAAAGGCCAGCCAGCCGGGGAAGCCAGGTGGGCAAAGCTGAAAACGCAAAGCTCCCGGCGCGACATACCGCTGCCCACGGCCACACTACAGCGGCTTCGACAACACCGGCTCAAGCACCGTTCCTCGCCGGATGGGCCGTTGTTCCTCACCCCGTCCGGGAAGATGTGGAGGTCCGATAATGTCAGCGCGGCGATGGCCCCGTTCGGGTTCCGGTTCCATGATCTCAGGCACCTGTACGCGTCCCATTTGATCAGGCAGGGGTTAGGGGTGAAGACGGTTCAGGAGTTGTTGGGGCACGCCTCAGCATCGACCACGTTGGATACCTATACCCATTTGTGGATGGATGACACGGAGCGTGCTCGCGGAGCTGCCGACGAGCTGGTGCGGACTTTTTGCGGACTGGACGGCAAAAATGGCGCTGATGTGGGCAGTGCGAAATGA
- a CDS encoding acyl-CoA dehydrogenase has product MALNSDFDLYQLPEDYQGVREAIREIAEKSIAPHAADVDEKERFPQEALDALVETGFNAVHIPEEYGGAGGDSLMACIVIEEVARVCGSSSLIPAVNKLGTMGLILKGSEELKQQVLPDIAGGKMASYALSERGAGSDAGSMKTRARKDGDSWVLNGSKCWITNGGKSTWYTVMAVTDPDKGANGISAFMVHADDEGFVVGPKEKKLGIKGSPTAELYFEDCRIPADRIIGDEGTGFKTALETLDHTRPTIGAQALGIAQGAFDQTVKYVKEREQFGRRIADFQNTQFMLADMKMKIDAARLMVYTAASNAERGHAEGGERLGMLAAGSKAYASDVAMQVTTDAVQLFGGYGYTRDFPVERMMRDAKITQIYEGTNQICRMVMGRQILK; this is encoded by the coding sequence ATGGCTCTGAACTCTGATTTTGATCTTTACCAGCTGCCGGAGGATTACCAAGGGGTGCGCGAAGCCATCCGGGAGATCGCGGAGAAAAGCATCGCCCCGCACGCCGCGGACGTTGACGAAAAGGAGCGTTTTCCTCAGGAAGCCCTGGACGCGCTGGTAGAGACGGGGTTCAACGCCGTGCACATTCCGGAGGAGTATGGCGGAGCCGGTGGGGATTCGCTCATGGCGTGCATCGTCATTGAGGAAGTCGCGCGCGTGTGTGGTTCGTCCTCGTTGATCCCGGCCGTGAACAAGTTGGGGACGATGGGACTCATTTTGAAGGGCTCGGAGGAGCTGAAACAGCAGGTCCTCCCGGATATCGCCGGCGGGAAGATGGCCTCGTACGCACTGTCGGAACGAGGAGCCGGCTCCGACGCGGGGTCCATGAAGACGCGTGCCCGCAAAGACGGTGACTCGTGGGTCCTCAATGGATCGAAGTGTTGGATCACTAACGGCGGCAAGTCCACCTGGTACACCGTGATGGCGGTCACCGACCCGGATAAAGGCGCCAACGGCATTTCCGCATTCATGGTCCACGCCGACGATGAAGGCTTCGTCGTCGGCCCCAAAGAAAAGAAGCTAGGGATCAAAGGATCTCCGACGGCCGAGCTGTACTTTGAGGATTGCCGCATTCCCGCTGACCGCATCATTGGCGACGAGGGGACAGGCTTTAAGACCGCCCTGGAGACCCTGGATCACACGCGCCCGACGATTGGTGCGCAGGCCCTTGGCATCGCGCAGGGGGCGTTCGATCAGACCGTGAAGTACGTGAAAGAGCGCGAGCAGTTCGGCCGCCGGATTGCCGATTTCCAGAACACGCAATTCATGCTTGCCGACATGAAAATGAAGATCGACGCTGCGCGCCTCATGGTGTATACCGCGGCGTCGAACGCCGAGCGTGGCCACGCCGAGGGTGGGGAGCGCTTAGGTATGCTCGCTGCGGGTTCGAAAGCGTACGCGTCAGACGTCGCTATGCAGGTGACGACGGATGCTGTGCAGTTATTCGGTGGTTATGGATATACCCGTGATTTCCCGGTTGAACGCATGATGCGCGATGCCAAAATTACGCAGATCTACGAAGGAACGAACCAAATCTGCCGCATGGTCATGGGCAGACAGATACTGAAATAG
- a CDS encoding DUF4232 domain-containing protein, with protein sequence MNHSPMPQRHARSHGSARRGVSARRGAIFTALTVSTCVLAACGSSTSPTNTGSESTIPSASSQEQATPSQSSATPSPSLSGSSAAAEPSTTNGSESGDPGARQAAGAASTGRDDRCHTSDISASLKTESGAAGSSYLTITLTNQSDHPCTFYGYPGVSAVGGNDGHQIGKPADKDHNATASLVTVAPGEAATVSVKKAQSGNYSPESCKPQQARGLRIYPPDEEAALFVDYPTDACSGDTVDMHVGPITKK encoded by the coding sequence ATGAACCACTCACCGATGCCCCAGCGACACGCACGCTCTCATGGATCCGCCCGGCGCGGCGTATCAGCCCGGCGCGGTGCTATCTTCACTGCACTCACGGTGAGCACGTGCGTCCTCGCAGCATGCGGGAGCAGTACATCCCCTACCAACACAGGATCAGAGTCGACGATTCCTTCCGCCAGTTCACAGGAACAGGCCACCCCGTCACAATCCTCTGCCACACCGTCGCCGTCGCTGTCGGGTTCCTCAGCGGCAGCAGAACCGTCGACGACAAACGGTTCAGAATCCGGTGACCCTGGAGCACGTCAAGCGGCAGGTGCTGCGTCGACAGGACGTGACGATCGGTGCCACACCTCGGATATCTCAGCTTCCCTGAAGACTGAGAGCGGAGCGGCCGGGTCCAGTTATCTCACGATCACCCTGACTAACCAGTCCGATCATCCCTGCACGTTTTATGGGTATCCCGGCGTGAGTGCCGTCGGTGGGAACGATGGGCACCAGATCGGTAAGCCGGCCGACAAGGACCACAATGCCACAGCGTCTCTTGTGACCGTCGCCCCTGGGGAAGCTGCCACCGTGTCGGTCAAGAAGGCGCAGTCGGGAAATTACTCGCCGGAATCATGTAAGCCCCAGCAGGCTCGTGGCCTGCGGATATATCCGCCTGACGAGGAGGCTGCGCTCTTTGTTGACTACCCCACGGACGCATGCTCTGGCGATACCGTTGACATGCATGTTGGGCCCATTACTAAGAAATAA
- a CDS encoding energy-coupling factor transporter transmembrane component T family protein: MALIATPLLISVDIVSAGVALLCELLGAPFLGMGWGRIIRRGWPVFMLAPLTGVSMLLYGRPEGKEYVSFAFAHITDNSVSLALAIMVRVLAIALPAVILSADTDPTDLGDGLAQIWHLPERFVIGSVAGVRLVSLFQRDYSAMHRARRARGLADSGRIRRTLTIFFALLVLALRRGGKLATAMEARGFGSDRPRTWARESRLRWPDWVLMVGALLVALMALVTAWMTGYLRFLGGMMWSWR, encoded by the coding sequence ATGGCTCTCATTGCGACGCCACTTCTTATTTCGGTCGATATCGTGTCGGCCGGCGTGGCGTTGCTGTGCGAACTGCTAGGCGCGCCGTTCTTAGGAATGGGGTGGGGGCGGATCATTCGTCGTGGATGGCCGGTCTTTATGCTCGCCCCGCTCACCGGAGTGTCGATGCTGCTCTATGGCCGGCCTGAGGGCAAAGAATACGTGTCCTTCGCCTTCGCCCACATTACGGACAATTCGGTGTCCCTGGCTTTAGCGATCATGGTAAGGGTCCTGGCCATCGCTCTGCCCGCCGTCATCTTATCCGCGGATACCGACCCCACTGACCTTGGCGACGGCCTAGCGCAAATCTGGCATCTGCCGGAGCGATTCGTCATCGGCTCCGTAGCCGGTGTGCGTTTGGTGAGTTTATTCCAGCGTGATTATTCGGCGATGCACCGTGCTCGTCGTGCCCGTGGCTTGGCAGATTCCGGCCGGATTCGTCGTACGCTCACTATTTTCTTCGCCTTGTTAGTGCTCGCGCTGCGGCGTGGTGGGAAGTTGGCGACGGCCATGGAAGCGCGCGGGTTCGGCTCGGATCGGCCCCGGACCTGGGCGAGAGAATCACGCCTGCGGTGGCCGGACTGGGTCTTGATGGTCGGTGCGCTCCTCGTCGCGCTGATGGCGCTGGTGACAGCGTGGATGACCGGGTATTTGCGCTTCTTGGGGGGCATGATGTGGAGCTGGCGATGA
- a CDS encoding ABC transporter ATP-binding protein, which produces MAHVHDDVRTPARVVAEGFGWRHAGRRQPALADVNFRIEPGEKVLLLGTSGSGKSTLMAGMAGVLGDSDDGDYAGRLLINGVDARSVRGQVGLVLQDPDSQVISSRVGDDIAFGCENLGFPRAEIWERVRWARDLVGLTVPLDHPTEQLSGGQKQRLALAGVLAMGAGLILLDEPTANIDPEGVADVRKAVIAAAESTGATVVIVEHRVEVWRDVVDRIMVVGDSTIRADGPTDEVIRTMGEQLARDGVWIPDVPLPLDNSWRRERQGRAALDQHRVVSVGANEVGAHEGRGGATRNTLLRTHDLAVGWDGRAVNTGISLDVTPEPTVITGPNGAGKSTVALTLAGLLAPVAGDIDASALVAKEKAGEATSVAVHKKRDASSNPMEWSSRALAQRIGTVFQDPEHQFVARTVRDELLVGPRVCGIDPDVGERRADELLRRLHLENLAKANPFTLSGGQKRRLSVATVLSTHPDVVIADEPTFGQDRTTFIQLIELLREMSDDGVGVLAITHDPLVVDLLGVRHVRLASGGMEVQR; this is translated from the coding sequence GTGGCGCACGTACACGACGACGTTCGGACGCCCGCGCGGGTAGTGGCCGAGGGCTTCGGTTGGCGGCACGCGGGGCGTCGGCAACCCGCGTTAGCCGATGTTAATTTTCGTATCGAACCAGGCGAGAAAGTCCTGCTCCTCGGGACATCAGGGTCGGGGAAGTCGACGCTGATGGCGGGGATGGCCGGGGTTCTCGGCGATTCCGACGACGGCGATTATGCCGGTCGATTGCTCATCAATGGGGTGGATGCTCGCAGTGTTCGCGGGCAGGTCGGTTTGGTGCTGCAGGACCCCGATTCGCAGGTCATTTCCTCGCGGGTCGGTGACGATATTGCCTTCGGTTGCGAGAATTTGGGTTTCCCGCGTGCGGAAATCTGGGAGCGTGTCCGGTGGGCCCGTGACCTCGTCGGGCTCACTGTTCCCCTTGACCATCCCACTGAGCAGCTTTCCGGCGGGCAGAAGCAGCGCTTGGCCCTCGCTGGTGTCCTGGCCATGGGTGCCGGATTGATCCTCTTGGATGAACCCACCGCGAATATCGACCCCGAGGGTGTGGCCGATGTCCGCAAAGCCGTGATCGCCGCCGCCGAGAGCACCGGCGCAACAGTCGTCATCGTCGAGCACCGCGTCGAGGTCTGGCGCGATGTCGTTGACCGCATCATGGTGGTGGGGGATTCCACGATTCGAGCCGACGGCCCGACCGACGAGGTTATCCGCACGATGGGGGAACAACTCGCCCGTGATGGAGTGTGGATCCCCGACGTTCCTCTGCCACTTGATAATTCGTGGCGACGGGAGCGTCAGGGCCGCGCTGCACTGGACCAGCACCGCGTTGTGTCGGTTGGAGCAAATGAAGTTGGAGCACACGAAGGTCGTGGAGGGGCAACGAGGAACACGCTGCTCCGGACGCATGACTTGGCCGTCGGTTGGGATGGGCGCGCGGTCAACACAGGAATCTCGCTGGACGTAACCCCCGAGCCGACGGTCATCACCGGGCCTAACGGCGCGGGTAAATCAACCGTTGCCTTGACACTCGCGGGATTGTTGGCGCCGGTTGCGGGGGACATTGACGCATCAGCACTCGTCGCCAAGGAAAAGGCTGGCGAGGCCACGTCGGTAGCAGTCCATAAAAAGCGTGATGCCAGTAGCAACCCGATGGAGTGGTCGTCGAGGGCTCTAGCGCAGCGCATTGGGACCGTGTTCCAGGACCCTGAGCATCAATTTGTGGCCCGAACTGTGCGCGACGAATTGCTCGTCGGCCCCCGGGTGTGCGGGATTGATCCTGATGTTGGTGAGCGACGTGCCGATGAGCTGCTCCGACGCCTGCACCTCGAGAACCTCGCCAAAGCCAATCCGTTTACCTTGTCGGGCGGACAGAAACGTCGGCTCTCTGTCGCGACGGTGTTATCCACCCATCCCGATGTGGTGATTGCGGACGAACCGACGTTTGGCCAGGATAGGACCACATTTATCCAGCTTATTGAGCTGCTGCGCGAGATGAGTGACGACGGTGTGGGGGTGCTCGCCATCACGCATGATCCTTTGGTAGTGGACTTGCTGGGTGTACGCCACGTTCGGTTGGCCTCGGGAGGAATGGAGGTTCAGCGGTGA
- a CDS encoding ECF transporter S component produces MRKDKNTGNARPARRWRVVDIITAAVLGVATGLIFWVWNGLGGAWYSAIESLLPGFGGLVTGVWLLGGVLGGLIIRKPGAAIMVEVIAAIISAVLGNQWGITTVYSGLAQGIGAELVFMAFMYARYTLIVATLSGVGASVVEWCYEWASGNYARSIQYNLIYLVSLSVSGAILAGALGFFLVRALARAGALDRFAAGRESTELV; encoded by the coding sequence GTGAGGAAAGATAAAAATACCGGTAACGCGCGTCCTGCCCGACGGTGGAGGGTCGTCGACATCATTACGGCCGCCGTGTTGGGCGTGGCGACGGGATTAATTTTCTGGGTCTGGAACGGCCTGGGCGGCGCATGGTACAGCGCTATCGAATCGCTTTTGCCCGGATTCGGCGGACTGGTGACCGGGGTCTGGCTGCTCGGCGGCGTGTTGGGCGGCTTGATCATTCGCAAGCCGGGTGCCGCCATCATGGTGGAAGTCATCGCCGCCATCATCTCTGCGGTACTGGGCAACCAGTGGGGGATTACCACGGTGTATTCCGGTTTAGCCCAGGGGATCGGCGCTGAACTCGTCTTCATGGCGTTCATGTACGCCCGCTACACCTTGATAGTCGCCACGTTGTCTGGTGTGGGCGCGTCGGTCGTCGAGTGGTGCTACGAATGGGCATCGGGAAACTATGCCCGGTCGATCCAATACAACCTGATCTACCTCGTCTCCCTGTCCGTGTCGGGGGCCATTCTGGCGGGTGCTCTGGGCTTCTTCCTGGTTCGGGCGCTCGCGCGTGCGGGGGCGTTGGATCGGTTCGCTGCCGGCCGGGAAAGCACTGAGCTGGTCTAG
- a CDS encoding patatin-like phospholipase family protein: protein MTSSAEDPSTAPWGTSDSPLDCPDVAIVFEGGGMRNSYTVGAVQALIDHKVNPGWVGGISAGTTHVVNFLIRNRWRAKASFVDFVEDPRFGGWKTFAKGKGYFNTEFIYTESVMPGEIAEMDFDAFMKSSPDFAFGALRADTGNMTWWRRDDVQTLEQLSAYTRASSTIPFFMPVAHVDGHDYYDGAMGPTGGFAYDAAIEDGYSKFLFILTRPKSFRREPMSQARLIRSYFRKQPAVAEAILQRAERYNRSKEKIAQWEKEGRAMVFYPEQMPVHNKERNVEKLQKSYEMGVDQVAREWPQWEEFLRG from the coding sequence ATGACGTCATCTGCTGAAGATCCCTCGACCGCCCCGTGGGGAACGTCCGACTCTCCCCTGGACTGCCCAGATGTTGCCATTGTTTTCGAAGGTGGCGGAATGCGGAATAGTTACACCGTTGGTGCCGTTCAGGCGCTGATTGACCACAAGGTTAATCCGGGGTGGGTTGGCGGAATATCAGCAGGAACAACGCATGTAGTCAATTTCCTCATTAGGAATCGGTGGAGAGCTAAGGCATCGTTTGTAGATTTCGTTGAGGATCCCCGGTTCGGAGGGTGGAAGACCTTCGCGAAAGGAAAAGGGTATTTCAATACTGAATTTATCTACACAGAATCCGTTATGCCTGGCGAAATAGCAGAGATGGATTTCGACGCCTTTATGAAAAGTTCTCCCGACTTCGCTTTCGGAGCACTACGTGCTGATACCGGGAATATGACATGGTGGCGACGTGACGACGTTCAGACGTTGGAACAACTTTCGGCCTATACCCGCGCGTCCTCAACAATCCCATTCTTTATGCCTGTAGCCCACGTTGACGGGCATGACTATTACGACGGCGCGATGGGGCCGACGGGCGGGTTTGCCTATGATGCCGCCATCGAAGATGGTTATTCCAAATTCCTTTTCATTCTTACTCGTCCGAAATCATTTCGGCGGGAACCCATGTCACAAGCCCGTCTGATTCGGAGTTATTTCCGCAAACAACCCGCTGTTGCAGAAGCTATTCTTCAGCGAGCAGAACGTTACAACCGTTCGAAAGAAAAAATAGCGCAATGGGAAAAGGAAGGGCGGGCAATGGTGTTCTATCCCGAACAGATGCCTGTCCACAATAAAGAGAGAAACGTGGAGAAATTACAGAAGTCTTACGAGATGGGCGTTGACCAGGTAGCGCGAGAATGGCCGCAATGGGAGGAGTTTTTACGCGGGTAG
- a CDS encoding TetR/AcrR family transcriptional regulator, producing the protein MPSSEKTTDRKSSPGKKLPSSVQRPNARRSPRRAVLSEESIIRVAIALLDRDGADKLTLRKIAAELDAGVASLYWYASGKDQLLAMVSDELIRRAIDKGEELDQRGLLAPDVFSRVSFAKPHPSTSDVAAEALAQIRRLLLCLFEQMIEHRWLALQLMNNGPDQWYALRFWELIGRQIQRLGLQKREELFATNAVVNYASGIGAEASSHTGHKNLDPAEAEEDMHAQINEWEQLDPEEFPFVHDIVEEFTEHDDIAEYSYGLELLLGGLERQTWK; encoded by the coding sequence ATGCCTAGCAGCGAAAAGACAACTGATCGGAAATCGTCACCAGGTAAAAAGCTGCCCTCCTCGGTACAACGACCGAATGCGCGCCGCTCACCCCGGCGTGCGGTGTTGTCGGAAGAATCGATTATTCGCGTTGCGATCGCGCTTCTGGACCGCGATGGCGCGGATAAATTGACCTTGCGAAAAATTGCAGCCGAGCTCGACGCTGGTGTTGCGAGTTTGTACTGGTACGCCAGTGGAAAAGATCAACTTCTCGCTATGGTCTCGGATGAATTGATCCGGAGAGCGATCGACAAGGGTGAAGAGCTTGACCAGCGTGGACTGTTGGCCCCGGACGTCTTCTCCCGAGTGTCATTTGCTAAGCCTCATCCGTCGACGAGCGACGTAGCGGCTGAGGCCTTGGCACAGATTCGACGCTTATTGTTGTGCCTTTTCGAACAAATGATTGAGCACCGTTGGCTAGCCCTCCAACTAATGAATAATGGACCAGACCAGTGGTATGCGCTCCGGTTTTGGGAGCTTATTGGCCGGCAAATTCAACGTCTTGGTCTACAGAAACGCGAAGAATTATTCGCGACGAATGCCGTGGTTAATTACGCATCAGGAATTGGTGCGGAAGCATCGAGCCATACAGGGCATAAAAATTTGGATCCAGCTGAAGCTGAGGAAGATATGCATGCTCAAATTAACGAATGGGAACAACTAGATCCAGAAGAATTCCCGTTCGTCCACGATATCGTCGAGGAATTTACCGAGCATGATGATATTGCCGAGTACTCATACGGCTTAGAGTTGCTCCTCGGCGGACTGGAAAGGCAAACCTGGAAATAA
- a CDS encoding MFS transporter: MTTITAPPRKDRKAQSLLEAWPALLGLCLTMLVEMLDNSILNIALPVIGRDLGSTSTGLQWIVSAYSLTFGAFLMVGGTLGDRLGRRRTLLWGLALFGLAGLCVMFCHTTGQLIAIRALSGAFAAGIAPLTMSLVFRLFDDDALRGKAIGVIITVSMAGFAIGPVLSGLAVENWDWHWLLMLNAPTALIAWLGVYFGLVHDDTQAKKSGPIDFAGAIFSGLAVSLLLYALTNGAELGWGAPRTLISLGGSVLALVAFIWREHTAKDPMLDLSFFQIPTLTGSAILQVATQLAMAAVMFASAELYQYAWGWRPWVAGVANLPFVVGMLAAGPVVDKMVEKYGQRFACAVGIAFVLVSLVVWWVGVGTNYAWCAAGMLLMTIGMRTVMTTAAVGLIGSLPEEHTSIGAALNDTAQELGNSIGVAVIGTVMAIVVGVDLPHGAWSDAVVDTFVHSQRIAFTIIAGLLTVTAAIGLRTLSNSHDTEGL, encoded by the coding sequence ATGACAACCATCACGGCCCCTCCACGCAAGGACAGAAAAGCCCAATCGCTACTCGAAGCGTGGCCGGCCCTCCTCGGCCTCTGCCTCACGATGCTCGTCGAAATGCTCGACAACTCAATCCTGAACATCGCCCTCCCCGTCATCGGCCGCGACCTCGGCTCCACCTCCACCGGTCTGCAGTGGATCGTCAGCGCCTATTCACTCACCTTCGGCGCGTTTCTCATGGTCGGCGGGACCCTGGGAGACAGACTCGGCCGTCGTCGAACTTTATTGTGGGGCCTGGCCCTCTTCGGTCTCGCGGGATTATGCGTGATGTTCTGCCACACCACAGGGCAGCTCATCGCCATCCGCGCATTATCGGGTGCCTTCGCCGCCGGCATTGCGCCACTGACCATGTCTCTGGTTTTTAGATTGTTTGACGACGACGCCCTGCGCGGGAAAGCCATCGGCGTGATCATCACCGTATCCATGGCGGGCTTCGCTATCGGACCCGTGCTGTCAGGTTTGGCCGTCGAAAACTGGGACTGGCATTGGCTGCTGATGCTCAATGCTCCGACAGCGTTAATCGCCTGGTTAGGCGTCTACTTCGGACTAGTTCACGACGACACACAAGCGAAAAAGAGTGGCCCGATCGACTTCGCCGGCGCCATCTTCTCCGGGTTAGCCGTCAGCCTGTTGCTCTATGCGTTGACGAACGGTGCAGAACTCGGGTGGGGTGCTCCGCGAACCCTGATATCCCTTGGCGGATCCGTTCTCGCGCTCGTCGCCTTCATCTGGCGGGAACACACAGCTAAAGACCCGATGCTGGACCTGTCATTCTTCCAGATCCCTACCCTGACCGGCTCCGCTATCCTACAGGTCGCAACTCAGCTGGCCATGGCAGCGGTCATGTTCGCGTCGGCCGAACTGTACCAATACGCGTGGGGATGGCGTCCGTGGGTCGCGGGCGTTGCAAACCTGCCCTTCGTCGTCGGCATGCTGGCCGCTGGGCCCGTCGTCGATAAGATGGTTGAAAAGTATGGACAGCGTTTTGCCTGTGCCGTTGGTATTGCATTCGTCCTGGTCAGCCTGGTTGTGTGGTGGGTCGGTGTTGGCACGAACTACGCCTGGTGCGCGGCCGGAATGCTGCTCATGACCATCGGTATGCGGACCGTAATGACTACGGCTGCTGTGGGATTGATTGGTTCGCTGCCCGAAGAGCACACCTCGATCGGCGCGGCACTGAACGACACCGCGCAGGAGCTCGGCAACTCGATCGGTGTTGCGGTTATCGGTACTGTCATGGCGATCGTGGTTGGTGTGGACCTTCCGCATGGGGCGTGGAGCGACGCCGTCGTTGACACATTCGTCCACTCGCAGCGCATCGCCTTCACGATTATTGCTGGGTTGCTCACGGTCACGGCAGCTATCGGGCTACGGACGCTCAGCAATTCACATGACACCGAAGGGCTGTAG